The sequence AGTGCGTCACTCCGGGTAGGAGTTTCGCCTGACGCAGAGCCGGGGTAGAGGCCTGCGTTTTTCAACAAGCAAGGATTATTCCGGTTTTTCACGATTAAACCAGCGACTTTCGTCGCATTTCATCACTTGAACCCCATTGGGGCATAAGCGTTAGAATGGGATCCAATTGAACCGACATGGAAGTTGAACGCCATATGCCTGTCATCACGGATGCAAGCCCCGCTTCGCAGGCATCTGTCGCGCTCGAGCGTGCCGATCTGTTCCCGATCCGTGAGGTCGCACGCCTGACCGGTGTCAACCCGGTGACCTTGCGTGCCTGGGAGCGGCGCTATGGTTTGATTCAGCCAACGCGCACCGAAAGTGGGCATCGGCTCTATTCGATGACCGATATCGAGCGCGTGCGCAGCATCGTCGACTGGATTGATCGCGGTGTCGCCGTGAGCAAGGTCGGCAAGATCCTCGCCAAGACCGAGCCGATGAAAGTGCTGGCGCACATCATCCCCGATGATCTGGTGCAGGCCGATTACCTGCAGTGGCAGGAGCAGATTCAACAGGCGGTCAGTGCATTTGATGATCAGCAAATGGACCGCGTCTATGGGCAGATTTTCTCTTCCTACGCACTGCCCGTGGTATTTCAGGACATCCTCATGCCGTTGTGGCTGCAATTGTTGCAGCGCCAGGAGGCTTTCGGGCAAACCAGCGAGTGGCTGTTCTTCGATGGATTCCTGCGGGCGCGGGTGTTGCAGCGGATTGTCATGCTGCGCGGCACGCAACCGCGTCGAGTGATCGTCAGCGCGCTGGCCGGGCAATGTCGGGAACTGGAATTGCTGGTGGCGGCGCTGTTTCTCAGCGATAGCAATGCCGGTGTCAGGGTGTTGACCACGGGGCAGCCGTTCGATGAATTGACGCTGGTGTGCGAAAAGATCAAACCTGATGCACTCGTGCTGTTTTCCAATCATGCGCCCAGCGCCGAATTGCCTCGACGTCTGAACCGGTTGGCGTTAAGCCTTGATTGTCAGTTGATGCTAGCGGGCGATGCTTCAGATCTGGCGCAGGACAGTCTGGCCGGCTCCTCTGTTGCATGTCTTGGAAACGAAGGCGCGAGCATGCGTCAGCGCATGCTGCAGTTTCTTGCAGGGAATCTTGATACCTGAAACTCAGGTGTGAAGGGCAGGATGCGTCAGGCGATGTTGCTGCAGGATGAACTGACGCAGCCGTTCGGTTTCGTCGGTATCGGTCTGGCTCAACTCGTAGGCGTAGAAACCGCTTTCGGTTTCACGTTCGAAATTACCGCGCAATGAAATCCGCTCATAACCCGAAGGGCTGAACCACAACGCGAAATGTTTGGGTGGTTTGGTCTTGTTGCGCACTTCCAGCAGCACACCTTTGTGCGAAACCTCGTGCACAAACAACATGCCCGGCTGGCCTTTGGCGTTTTCCAGAGCTACTGGCTCTTCGAGAGTCAACCGCCATGGCCGCACCATCGGGCCGTCTTCATAAATGCTCGGCACGCCAAGACGCAGATGCAACGCGTGAAACTCGTCTTCCACCAGATGCAGCGGGAAGGTCATCTGCTGGTTTTCGAAGTTGGCCTGAATGGTCACTTGCTCGTGAGCGGCCAGGCGGGTGAGCAAATCGCGGATCTGCGAACCGCCGTTAACCAGCAGACTCGACGTCGCATCCCGCACGTTCAGTTGCGGGTTGTGTTGCATGGTCTGGATGAAATCCAGCTCGTCCTGAGTGAGGAGGGCGTCGCGCTGCATGGCTAACTCAAAAGATATAGTTACAAAGTTATTGGTGATTGTAGTTAATGACAATTAGTTCGCGATTTTGTTTTGACCGTTTGTCGTTTTCACCGCAGCCAGTTCAGCTTCGAGGGCCGCGACCTGAGCTTCCAACTGCGCCACACGCTGCTGAGCCTTGACCTGAACAGTCACGTCTTTTTGTACGCCGACGAAATAAGTCTGACCGTCGTCGGCGTTTTTCACCGTTGAAAGCGACAGTTCATTCCAGAACGGCGTGCCGTCCTTGCGATAGTTGCGCAGGATTTCCCGGCACGATCCGCCGCCGCGCAACGTGTCGCGAATCAGCTCCAGGTTCTCCTGGTCGCGGTCCCCGGACTGCAGGAAACGGCAGTCCTGATAGAGGATTTCTTCGCTGGTGTAGCCGGTCAGACGTTCAAAGGCCGGATTTACATAAATCAGGATGTTGTCCTGCTCACCTTCTTTTTCAGCGACCACGATGCCGTCGTTCGACGCGTTGATCACCATTTGCAACAAGCTTGCGTTGATCATCTTTGAATCCTTTCAGAGTTGTCAGTGGCTCGCATTCTAGAAGAACCGTAGGCGCTGTCTACTGGCCATTATCGCCAGTTGAGATTCAATCGCAGCTTTGCGTTGGAGGCTGTTACTATCGCCGCTCTTTTTTTCAGTTTCAGGATCAGATTGATGAAAGTCGCCATCCTCTCCGGTTCGGTCTACGGCACCGCCGAAGAAGTCGCCCGTCACGCCCAGAACCTGTTGAAAGCCGCCGGCTTCGAAACCTTCTACAACTCGCGTGCGAGCCTCGCCGACATTCAGGCGTTCGGCCCCGAAGCATTGCTCGCAGTCACCTCGACCACCGGCATGGGCGAATTGCCCGACAACCTGCAACCGCTGTATTCGGCGATTCGCGACCAGTTGCCAGCGGCATTGCTCGGTTTGCCGGGCGCAGTGATTGCCTTGGGCGACGCCAGTTATGGCGACACCTTCTGCGGTGGTGGCGAGCAAATGCGTGAGCTTTTCGGCGAACTGGGTGTGCGCGAAGTACTAGACATGCTGCGCATCGACGCCAGCGAAAGCGTCACTCCGGAAACCGACGCCGAGCCTTGGCTGGCGCAGTTGATCGACGCGCTCAAGGGCTGATCGGCCGTTCTCGCAGCAAGTCCAGCCACGCCTGCGCCGCTTTCGACAAGTACGCGCCCCGGCGCCAGATGAACGCGATGTCCCAGCGCAGATAATCCGGCGCGCGCAAGGCCAGGCGTACAACGCCTGGCCGCACCAGACCGCGCGCGACCACGCTGGGCAACAGCACCACGCCTTGCCCCGCGGCCACCAGCGCCGCAAGAAAGTCTGCCTGACCGCTGCGTCCGCCTTCCTTCGGCGTGAAACCCAGTTGCTGACACGCCTGCAGCAAGCGGTCGTTGAGCACGAAACTGCGTTGATAGAGCAGAAAGGGCGTCTCGGCCAATTCCTCCAGACCAATCTCGCCCCGATCGGCCAGCGGATGATCCACCGGCAGCAGGGCGTCGAGTTGCTCATCGCAAAACGGCTGCCAGTCGAATTGTGGATCCTTGGGCAACAGACTGCCGCCCAATTCCAGCTCCCCGCTCAACACTGCCTGCTCGATATTGCGACTGCCACCCTCCAGCAATTGCACGCTGATATTCGGATAGCGCCGACGGTACTCGGCAAACAGTCCGGCGAACAGCGCGTCACTGCCCAGCAGTGGCAGGCCGAGACGTAACTCTCCACGCGCCAGATGACTGAGGTCGTCCAGTTCAACCAACAGCTCGTTGCGTAAACGCAGCATCGCTTCAGCGCGTTGCAGTACCACGCTGCCAGCGGCGGTCAGGCGCAACTGCGAACCGAGCCGTTCGAGCAACGGCGTGCCGAGGCTCTGCTCCAGTTGTGCGATTTGTTTACTGACCGCGGACTGGCTGATGTGCAGGGTTTTTGCGGCTTGAGTGAAACCGCCCTGGTGCATGACTTCGACAAAACTGCGCAGCTGTTTGAATTCCATTGCCTGATTCCATTTTGGAATGGTGTTGAGTCTAACAATTCGCTTCGGGGATGGCAGGCCGCTTCGTAAAATAGGCCCCTGTCAGGAGCACAATCATGAACGCCGCCCGTCTCAAACACTTTTTCCGTCTCTTTGTCGAACTCGCCGTATTACTCGGTCTCTACCTGCTCGGCTGCCAACTCGCCGCATGGCTAACCTGGCCGATTCCCGGCGGCGTGATCGGCATGGCGCTGTTGCTGTTGGCCTTCGCTTTCGGCTGGGTCAAACCGGCGGCGCTGCAATTGGGCGCGGGTTTGCTGATGGCCGAGATGCTGCTGTTTTTCATTCCGGCACTGATGAGCTTGCTCGACTACGGCGCGTTGCTGCGCAATGACGGCTGGCGGATTTTGCTGGTGATCGCGGCCAGCACTTTGATGGTGATGCTGGTGACTGCGTTCACCGTGGAACTGGCCGTGCGCGCGAGGCGTTCCCATGAAGCTTGAATGGATGCCGATGTTCTGGCTCGCCTTCACCTTGTTGGCGTATTTGTTCAGCCGCTGGATTTATCGGCGCACCGGCCGCTACGTGTTGTCACCGCTGATTCTGGTCCCGGCGCTGTTGCTGGCGCTCGCCGTGCCGCTGCACACCGCGTATGCCGAGTATTCGAGCAACACCCACTGGCTGATGCTGGTGCTGGGCCCGGTGACCGTCGCCTTCGCCGTACCGATCTGGCAGCAACGCCGATTGTTGATGCGGCACTGGTCGGCACTGATGCTGGGCATGGTTGCCGGCAGTGCGGCATCGATTGGTACGTCGTTCGGTCTGGCCAAAGCATTGGCGTTGGACAGTTCGGTGACAATGTCACTGGTGCCGCGCTCGATCACCACACCGTTCGCCATGCCGCTGGCGCAAAATCTGGGGGGCGTGCCGGAGTTGACGGCGGTGTTCGTGATGTTCACCGGCGTGTTCGGTGCGATGCTCGGCGGCGTGCTGTTGAAGTGGTTGCCGTTGCGCAGTGCCTTGGCGCGCGGGGCGCTGTTCGGGGTTGGCGCGCACGGTGCCGGCGTCAGTCGCGCCCATGAAGTGGGCGGCGAAGAGGGCTCTGTCGCCGGGCTGGTGATGGTATTGACCGGCTTGCTCAATCTGTTTGCCGCACCTTTGTTGGCGTCGTTGCTTTGACATGGATCCAAGCTGTTTGCATGAGTGACCCGCTCAGTCATCAAGCTGGCTGCCAATGCAACTACGCGATCCTCTGCGCCTGACTAGACTGCTCACACGTGCAGAACAATAAGAACGCAGAGGTGCATACAGTGAGCGTAGCCCCCGTCCAATCGTCCCTTAATGTCAAAGACCAGGTCAGCGCCGCAGAGTGGCAGACCCGGGTCGATCTCGCCGCTTGTTATCGTCTGGTCGCCGCCCATGGCTGGGACGATCTGATCTTCACGCATATTTCTGCCAAGGTGCCGGGCACCGAAGATTTCCTGATCAACCCGTTCGGTCTGATGTTCCATGAGATCACCGCGTCGAGCCTGGTGAAAGTCGATCAGGCCGGCAACAAACTCATGGACAGCCCTTACGAAATCAACCCCGCCGGCTACACCATCCACAGCGCCGTGCACGAAGTGCGGCACGATGTGGTTTGCGTGCTGCATACCCACACCGCGTCCGGTGTCGCGGTGTCGGCGCAAAAGCAGGGCGTACTGCCGATCAGCCAGCAATCATTGTTCGTGCTGTCGAGCCTGGCCTATCACGCCTATGAAGGCGTGGCGCTGAACCACGAAGAGAAGGCGCGCTTGCAGGCCGATCTGGGCGAAAACAATTTCCTGATGCTGCACAACCACGGTTTGCTGACCTGTGGCGGCACCATCGCCGACACCTTTTTGATGATGTTCACCTTCCAGCGCGCCTGCGACATTCAGGTCATGGCGCAAACCGGCGGGGCTGAACTCATCGCCATCGAACCGCAAATTCTGGCAGGCGCCAAAGCGATGATCGCTGGCGTCACCAAAAGTGCTCAAGGCATGGGTGGCGCGCTGGCCTGGCCAGCGTTGCTGCGCAAACTCGATAAACAAGACCCCGGATATAAACTCTAATGCCTCTTGCCGAGATTCCTCTGTGTGTCTGGCGTAAACGCAGCCAGGCGTTTGTCTTTCGTGGTCAGCCAATCCGTTACTGGACGGCGGGGCAGGGTGAGCCGCTGCTGCTGATTCACGGCTTCCCGACCGCCAGTTGGGACTGGCATTACCTGTGGCAGCCACTGGCCCAGCGTTATCGGGTGATCGCCTGCGACATGCTCGGCTTTGGTGATTCGGCCAAACCGCTCAATCACACCTACAGCCTGCTGGAGCAGGCTGACCTGCAACAGGCATTGCTCGCGCATTTGCAGGTTGAACAACCGGTGCATGTGCTGGCGCATGATTACGGTGACAGCGTTGCCCAGGAACTGCTCGCCCGGCACTACGAAGACAAGATCGAGGTCGCCAGTTGCGTATTTCTCAACGGCGGATTGTTTCCGGAAACCCATCGTCCGGTGTTGATGCAGAAATTGCTGCTCAGTCCGCTGGGCTGGATGATCGGCCGCGCGTTCACGCGCGATGCGCTGGTGAAAAGCTTCCGGCAGATCTTCGGCCCGCAGACCCGGCCGACTGAAAGTGAGCTGGACGATTTCTGGAGCCTGGTCGACAGCAATCGCGGGCCACGGATCATGCACAAGTTGATCAGCTACATTCCCGAACGCCGGGTGCAACGTGATCGCTGGGTGATGGCGATGCAGCGGGGCGAGATTCCGTTGCGGGTGATCGATGGTGAAGTCGATCCGATTTCCGGGGCGCACATGGTCGAGCGTTACCGCGAGTTGATCCCGGACGCGGACACGGTGCTGTTGCCGGGCATTGGTCACTATCCACAGACCGAAGCGCCGGTGCAGGTGCTCAAGCACTATCTGGCGTTTCGCGATCGTTTTGTGCTGCCACCGCGCAAAGTCGCCTGCTCCTGAAAGATCAAAGGATCGCAGCCTGCGGCAGCTCCTACACAAATCCAATGTAGGAGCTGCCGAAGGCTGCGATCTTTTGATCTTTTGTTTCTTTGACGGCCTCATCATCCCCCAACCTTATCGCACACCATTCAGCCTCCGCCGTATTCATTGTGACCAAAAGCTGTGTGCCTGACACTCAGGCTCAATACTGGCCTGCTGGAGTTGCTGCGATGAATGAGTCTGTGCGTTTCGAAGATAAAGTCGTCATCGTCACCGGAGCCGGTGGCGGCCTCGGACGCGCCCATGCATTGTTGTTTGCCAAGCAAGGCGCCAAAGTGCTGGTCAACGACCTCGGCGGCTCGACCCAGGGTGAAGGCGCCAATGCCTCAGCCGCCGACCGTGTGGTGGCGGAAATTCGTGAGGCCGGCGGTATCGCCGAAGCCAACCACGACTCGGTCACCGACGGCGACAAACTCGTACAAAACGCCCTCGACGTCTTCGGTCGCGTCGACGTCGTGGTCAACAACGCCGGCATCCTGCGCGACAAGACCTTCCACAAAATGGACGACGCCGACTGGGATCTGGTCTACCGCGTCCACGTCGAAGGCGCCTACAAAGTCACCCGCGCCGCGTGGCCACATATGCGCGAGCAAAACTATGGCCGGGTGATCTTCACCGCCTCCACCTCGGGCATCTACGGCAACTTCGGCCAGTCCAACTACGGCATGGCCAAACTGGGCCTCTACGGCCTGACCCGCACCCTGGCCATCGAAGGCCGCAAGAACAACATCCTCGTCAACGCCATCGCGCCAACCGGCGGCACGCGCATGACCGAGGGCCTGATTCCGCCGCAGGTGTTCGAGCAATTGAAACCGGAACTGGTCAGCCCGTTGGTTGTGTATCTGGCGAGCGAACAATGCCAGGAAACCTCCGGGCTGTTCGAGGTCGGTGGCGGCTGGATGGGCAAGGTGCGCTGGGAACGCAGCCTCGGCGCTGGGTTCGACCCGCGCGTAGGCTTCTCGCCGGAAGATGTCGCGGCGCACTGGCAGCAGATTTGTGATTTCGAAGGGGCGGCGCATCCGAAGGACAATATCGAGGCGCTGAAGGAAATGATGGCGAATTTGCAGAAGTATTCGTTGTAAATGGAGAACCAAGCGAGCAGGCCAAGATGCCTGCTCGCTTGGTTGTTATTCTTCAGGTTTGAAGCCAGGTTTTTCGTTGGCAGCGCGCCATTGTTTTATCGCTGTCAGCACACCAGTAGGGCTGTCTTCGACACCGTCTTCAGGATAATACAAAATATTTGTCCCATTGGGATGCTGCGATGTATCCACAATGTTATCGACTATCGCGTCGTGTTCTTTTTCTGAGGAGTAATTTCCCTCAAATAATCTGTTGATAAGGCTCGCATATTCCGACTCTGTGTACTCTTCAAGTTTGCTTTTTAGTTTGATCATGGAGTCTCGCCTTTTTTGGAATGTGCATCGATATGCTGCTTCGGTGTTAATAGGGTCAGGTTGGATATATCGTAGACTGAGCCACCCTCATTTATCGGATTGATATGGTGGATTTCAAATTTTCTTCTCTTGCCAATGTGTTCTGCAATGTCTGCACTTGGTGACAGGCCTTTGCTCATATCAATTTTGTTAATTTTAGTGAACTGATTGGCTAAGGATTTTTCGTTTGCTACGGCCTTCCAAAACGCCTTTCGAAAAGCCCTGAAACTCGAAAACTCCCGTCCTCTCAGCTTATCCGCGATCTGCATCGGAATAGGTGCACCTTGCGGTGTCGCAGCGGCCCCCAACCAATTGCCCGAAACCGGTTGTCCGATACCGCTGGCAAAGCCGGGATCCTGCCGCCGATCCCTGAACATCGTGAAAATCGGCGGGATTCCGGAGTCGACCGGAAAGACTGTAATCCATCCACCAAAACCATACAGATCCATCTCGGGAAATGGATCGATCCGTCCGCTGTCGGGTGTGACATTCGCGCCTTCATAGATTGGCAAGTCTGGATCGGCGACAGGTAATTGCGTCGAAGGATTTGGCGGTTCCAGCAACGGCGTCCAAGTGATTACAGGGCCTTTGGCGTCGGTTGCAGAGGCGGAGGAAACGTAAACGTTTTTAAGTGCGTCAAACCGCGCTGATACAACCGGCACTTTGCTGGGCACAGTCACTCCATCGGTGCTGACGACAACCACTTCGACTTTGTTGCCTATCGTCCTTGAGCCAAGCCTGACCGGCAGATCGACGTCTGCGCCTATCCTTGCCAGTTCGTAGAGATCGTCCTCCAGATCAGGAGCAAGGTCGGACAGTGGCACGCTTGCAGCAAACAGATCGCCGTTGCCCAGCTCGGAGGGAACGAGCAAAGCGGCAAATCCCACTAGCACCGGGACTGCGCTGGTCGAAATCGCTGCAATCGCGATGGTGACGGCCGAGCGCAGTGACGTTCTGAGTGCTTGTGTGGTTACCGAGTTGTGGCTTATCGCGCCGAGTGTTCCCGAGAACGCGGGGCCGAACGCCGCGTGGGAACCGAAATAAGCGAATTCAGGACTATTCCAGCGTGCTTGTGTCTGCGTGTGCCAATGGGCGTGCATGCGTGCTTGCTCAGCACGCTGCTGGGCCTCTGCCTTGGCTTGCTTGCGCGCTTGCCGCTGGCGTTTACTTTTTGCCGCTCTTGCGGCTTTTTGCTGTTGTTCAAGGCGAGCCTTTTCAATCTCCAGTTGCTTTTCCTGTTCTATGCGCAACCTTTGCACTTCAGCCTGACGTTCCGCCAATGCCGTCAATTTTGCCTGTTCAGAGGCTAATTGCCGTGCAGCAGCTTCGGCAGCGATTCGTGCTTGCTCGGCTGCCTGCCGCTGAGCCTGTGCGAGCGCAGCGAGCCGTGCTTGTTCGCGAGCCCGAACTTGCTCCTGTTCTAGGCGTGCCGCTTCGGCCAATTCTCTCTGGCGGTTTTGTTCGGCGGCGATGCGAGCATTTTCGCCAGCCACGCGCTGGGCCTCTGCCGCTGCCGCTTGTGCCTGATCATTGCCCTGCACAGCAGCCAGCCACCTGTGCACATCGATTTGCTGTTGATTAAGCAGATGAATGGTTTGCAACAGTAAATTTGCTTCGTGTGCCGCCCTGTACGATACGACCCAGGCATCAGCAATACCCAGAACATAAGTTCGTCTGCTGTGGCTGACTTTTACGTAATAGTCATGAAAGTTTTTATTAAGCGGGGAGTCCCCAAAAAACTGATTGGCTACTGCTGTTTTCTGATGATACTCGGCTGTTTTTCTGGCGATTAACGTGTGGCGAACTTGCAGCTCCCGCATGATCGCCTGCGCGGGAGGAAGCGGGTGAGTCGTGCCTTCCAGGCGTGTCGCGGCCAGCTCCTGTTCAATTGAATGGGGCATTTGCTCTGTGCGAGTTTTAAACTCGTGAGTGATTTGCGCCGTGTGGTCGTTAAATTCAGCAATATTGGCTCGAGTGGCGCTGACCGAATCGAACAGCTCCGCTGTTCGGAATGTTCGTAATAGTCGCAGGTGTTATGGGTATTCCGGCGGGTGCTATTGCCGTTGTATGGACAGCTTCGGTCAATTCCCATGGTGGAGGCTTTTGCATATTCATATCCTTTTGAATGTGCGCGATAAGTCGCCGGCAAGTCAGTGCGGCCAATAGTGACGTCCATGTCACCGGCGAGTGTTTGAGGCGTTTCAAGTTACAACAGATTTCAGGTTGCAAAATCTGAGAACTTCGTAAGTAAACAGGTTTTGTTTTGGAAGAACTTTCCAGGACTTT comes from Pseudomonas sp. RU47 and encodes:
- a CDS encoding MerR family transcriptional regulator gives rise to the protein MPVITDASPASQASVALERADLFPIREVARLTGVNPVTLRAWERRYGLIQPTRTESGHRLYSMTDIERVRSIVDWIDRGVAVSKVGKILAKTEPMKVLAHIIPDDLVQADYLQWQEQIQQAVSAFDDQQMDRVYGQIFSSYALPVVFQDILMPLWLQLLQRQEAFGQTSEWLFFDGFLRARVLQRIVMLRGTQPRRVIVSALAGQCRELELLVAALFLSDSNAGVRVLTTGQPFDELTLVCEKIKPDALVLFSNHAPSAELPRRLNRLALSLDCQLMLAGDASDLAQDSLAGSSVACLGNEGASMRQRMLQFLAGNLDT
- a CDS encoding PAS domain-containing protein, with protein sequence MINASLLQMVINASNDGIVVAEKEGEQDNILIYVNPAFERLTGYTSEEILYQDCRFLQSGDRDQENLELIRDTLRGGGSCREILRNYRKDGTPFWNELSLSTVKNADDGQTYFVGVQKDVTVQVKAQQRVAQLEAQVAALEAELAAVKTTNGQNKIAN
- a CDS encoding flavodoxin, yielding MKVAILSGSVYGTAEEVARHAQNLLKAAGFETFYNSRASLADIQAFGPEALLAVTSTTGMGELPDNLQPLYSAIRDQLPAALLGLPGAVIALGDASYGDTFCGGGEQMRELFGELGVREVLDMLRIDASESVTPETDAEPWLAQLIDALKG
- a CDS encoding LysR family transcriptional regulator; its protein translation is MEFKQLRSFVEVMHQGGFTQAAKTLHISQSAVSKQIAQLEQSLGTPLLERLGSQLRLTAAGSVVLQRAEAMLRLRNELLVELDDLSHLARGELRLGLPLLGSDALFAGLFAEYRRRYPNISVQLLEGGSRNIEQAVLSGELELGGSLLPKDPQFDWQPFCDEQLDALLPVDHPLADRGEIGLEELAETPFLLYQRSFVLNDRLLQACQQLGFTPKEGGRSGQADFLAALVAAGQGVVLLPSVVARGLVRPGVVRLALRAPDYLRWDIAFIWRRGAYLSKAAQAWLDLLRERPISP
- a CDS encoding CidA/LrgA family protein, producing MNAARLKHFFRLFVELAVLLGLYLLGCQLAAWLTWPIPGGVIGMALLLLAFAFGWVKPAALQLGAGLLMAEMLLFFIPALMSLLDYGALLRNDGWRILLVIAASTLMVMLVTAFTVELAVRARRSHEA
- a CDS encoding LrgB family protein, which translates into the protein MKLEWMPMFWLAFTLLAYLFSRWIYRRTGRYVLSPLILVPALLLALAVPLHTAYAEYSSNTHWLMLVLGPVTVAFAVPIWQQRRLLMRHWSALMLGMVAGSAASIGTSFGLAKALALDSSVTMSLVPRSITTPFAMPLAQNLGGVPELTAVFVMFTGVFGAMLGGVLLKWLPLRSALARGALFGVGAHGAGVSRAHEVGGEEGSVAGLVMVLTGLLNLFAAPLLASLL
- a CDS encoding class II aldolase/adducin family protein, which translates into the protein MSVAPVQSSLNVKDQVSAAEWQTRVDLAACYRLVAAHGWDDLIFTHISAKVPGTEDFLINPFGLMFHEITASSLVKVDQAGNKLMDSPYEINPAGYTIHSAVHEVRHDVVCVLHTHTASGVAVSAQKQGVLPISQQSLFVLSSLAYHAYEGVALNHEEKARLQADLGENNFLMLHNHGLLTCGGTIADTFLMMFTFQRACDIQVMAQTGGAELIAIEPQILAGAKAMIAGVTKSAQGMGGALAWPALLRKLDKQDPGYKL
- a CDS encoding alpha/beta fold hydrolase, which produces MPLAEIPLCVWRKRSQAFVFRGQPIRYWTAGQGEPLLLIHGFPTASWDWHYLWQPLAQRYRVIACDMLGFGDSAKPLNHTYSLLEQADLQQALLAHLQVEQPVHVLAHDYGDSVAQELLARHYEDKIEVASCVFLNGGLFPETHRPVLMQKLLLSPLGWMIGRAFTRDALVKSFRQIFGPQTRPTESELDDFWSLVDSNRGPRIMHKLISYIPERRVQRDRWVMAMQRGEIPLRVIDGEVDPISGAHMVERYRELIPDADTVLLPGIGHYPQTEAPVQVLKHYLAFRDRFVLPPRKVACS
- a CDS encoding SDR family oxidoreductase encodes the protein MNESVRFEDKVVIVTGAGGGLGRAHALLFAKQGAKVLVNDLGGSTQGEGANASAADRVVAEIREAGGIAEANHDSVTDGDKLVQNALDVFGRVDVVVNNAGILRDKTFHKMDDADWDLVYRVHVEGAYKVTRAAWPHMREQNYGRVIFTASTSGIYGNFGQSNYGMAKLGLYGLTRTLAIEGRKNNILVNAIAPTGGTRMTEGLIPPQVFEQLKPELVSPLVVYLASEQCQETSGLFEVGGGWMGKVRWERSLGAGFDPRVGFSPEDVAAHWQQICDFEGAAHPKDNIEALKEMMANLQKYSL
- a CDS encoding bacteriocin immunity protein encodes the protein MIKLKSKLEEYTESEYASLINRLFEGNYSSEKEHDAIVDNIVDTSQHPNGTNILYYPEDGVEDSPTGVLTAIKQWRAANEKPGFKPEE
- a CDS encoding S-type pyocin domain-containing protein, which codes for MRELQVRHTLIARKTAEYHQKTAVANQFFGDSPLNKNFHDYYVKVSHSRRTYVLGIADAWVVSYRAAHEANLLLQTIHLLNQQQIDVHRWLAAVQGNDQAQAAAAEAQRVAGENARIAAEQNRQRELAEAARLEQEQVRAREQARLAALAQAQRQAAEQARIAAEAAARQLASEQAKLTALAERQAEVQRLRIEQEKQLEIEKARLEQQQKAARAAKSKRQRQARKQAKAEAQQRAEQARMHAHWHTQTQARWNSPEFAYFGSHAAFGPAFSGTLGAISHNSVTTQALRTSLRSAVTIAIAAISTSAVPVLVGFAALLVPSELGNGDLFAASVPLSDLAPDLEDDLYELARIGADVDLPVRLGSRTIGNKVEVVVVSTDGVTVPSKVPVVSARFDALKNVYVSSASATDAKGPVITWTPLLEPPNPSTQLPVADPDLPIYEGANVTPDSGRIDPFPEMDLYGFGGWITVFPVDSGIPPIFTMFRDRRQDPGFASGIGQPVSGNWLGAAATPQGAPIPMQIADKLRGREFSSFRAFRKAFWKAVANEKSLANQFTKINKIDMSKGLSPSADIAEHIGKRRKFEIHHINPINEGGSVYDISNLTLLTPKQHIDAHSKKGETP